In a genomic window of Zingiber officinale cultivar Zhangliang chromosome 9B, Zo_v1.1, whole genome shotgun sequence:
- the LOC122024692 gene encoding uncharacterized protein LOC122024692, translated as MPRWLLVVPENMDGLGHHFSVIISDIYRQHQILLLTSNNQTIMLHYQNIATWKLQGMILNSCILAYEIWKMASEFTNLKYSRVEIDEVRFEWAECMLDYIRDNCTLMC; from the exons ATGCCGAGATGGCTTTTAGTAGTGCCAGAAAATATGGATGGTTTGGGCCATCACTTCTCAGTTATCATCTCAGATATCTATCGTCAACACCAGATACTTTTGCTGACATCCAACAATCAGACAATTATGCTGCACTACCAGAACATAGCAACTTGGAAACTCCAG GGAATGATTCTGAacagttgcattcttgcttatgagatttggaagatggcatcagag tttacaaatctcaagtactccagagttgaaattgatgaagtgcggttcgagtgggctgaatgtatGCTAGATTACATTAGAGACAATTGTACCTTAatgtgttaa
- the LOC122025085 gene encoding curcumin synthase 2-like, which yields MAMISLQAMRKAQRAQGPATILSVGTANPPNLYEQTTYPDYYFRVTNSEDKQELKSKFRRMCEKTMVKRRYLYLTPEILKERPKLCSYMEPSFDDRQDIVVEEIPKLAAEAAEKAIKEWGGEKSAITHLVFCSISGIDMPGADYRLAKLLGLPLTVNRLMLYSQACHMGAAMLRIAKDIAENNRSARVLVVACEITVLSFRGPDERDFQALAGQAGFGDGAAAVVVGADPVPGVERPLYHIMSATQTTVPESEKAVGGHLREVGLTFHSFNQLPAIIADNVGSSLAEAFEPIGIKDWNDIFWVAHPGNWAIMNAIETKLGLEQSKLATARHVFSEFGNMQSATVYFVMDELRKRSAAENRETTGDGLRWGVLFGFGPGISIETVVLQSVPL from the exons ATGGCGATGATCAGCTTGCAGGCGATGCGCAAGGCACAGAGAGCTCAAGGTCCGGCCACCATCTTGTCCGTCGGCACCGCCAACCCGCCCAATCTCTACGAGCAGACCACGTATCCCGACTACTACTTCCGCGTCACCAACTCGGAGGACAAGCAGGAGTTGAAGAGCAAGTTCCGTCGCATGT GCGAGAAGACGATGGTGAAGAGGCGCTACCTTTACTTGACGCCGGAGATCCTGAAGGAGCGGCCGAAGCTGTGCTCGTACATGGAGCCGTCGTTCGACGACCGGCAGGACATCGTGGTGGAGGAGATTCCGAAGCTGGCTGCGGAGGCAGCGGAGAAGGCTATCAAGGAGTGGGGCGGCGAGAAGTCGGCCATCACCCACCTCGTCTTCTGCTCCATCAGCGGCATCGACATGCCCGGCGCCGACTACCGCCTCGCTAAGCTTCTCGGGCTCCCGCTCACCGTCAATCGCCTGATGCTCTACAGCCAGGCCTGCCACATGGGCGCCGCCATGCTGCGCATCGCCAAGGACATCGCCGAGAACAACCGCTCCGCGCGCGTCCTCGTCGTCGCCTGCGAGATCACCGTGCTCAGCTTCCGCGGCCCTGACGAGCGCGACTTCCAGGCGCTCGCCGGCCAGGCCGGCTTCGGAGACGGCGCCGCCGCGGTGGTCGTCGGCGCCGACCCCGTCCCCGGCGTCGAGCGGCCGCTCTACCACATCATGTCGGCGACTCAGACGACGGTGCCGGAGAGCGAGAAGGCGGTGGGGGGTCACCTCCGCGAGGTGGGGCTGACCTTCCACTCTTTCAACCAACTCCCGGCGATCATCGCTGACAACGTGGGGAGCAGCCTGGCGGAGGCGTTCGAACCGATCGGGATCAAGGACTGGAACGACATCTTCTGGGTGGCGCACCCTGGCAACTGGGCCATCATGAACGCCATCGAGACCAAGCTGGGGCTGGAACAGAGCAAGCTGGCCACCGCACGCCACGTCTTCTCCGAGTTCGGCAACATGCAGAGCGCCACCGTCTACTTCGTGATGGACGAGCTCAGGAAACGGTCGGCGGCGGAGAACCGGGAGACCACCGGCGACGGGCTCCGCTGGGGCGTGCTCTTCGGCTTCGGCCCCGGCATCAGCATCGAAACCGTCGTGCTCCAAAGCGTGCCGCTTTAG
- the LOC122024691 gene encoding uncharacterized protein LOC122024691: MGVRGRERGTVDARLRCEPGAVCRGSRGGGGVVVAQQHCLFLPDGVFRRGRRGRSAASGKGLFESETLVVGDKLGVLPHTIRVSLEGELFAVDATNNNIVRITPPLSQYSRARFGCRVI; the protein is encoded by the exons ATGGGCGTCCGAGGCCG GGAACGTGGAACTGTCGATGCGAGGCTTCGATGTGAACCGGGCGCCGTCTGCCGGGGAAGCCGAGGAGGTGGCGGCGTCGTCGTCGCCCAACAGCACTGTCTCTTCCTTCCAGATGGAGTTTTCCGCCGGGGGAGGCGAGGGCGGAGCGCTGCCAGTGGAAAGGGCCTGTTCGAGAGCG AGACGCTTGTGGTGGGGGACAAGCTAGGCGTACTTCCGCACACTATCCGGGTCTCCCTCGAGGGGGAGCTCTTCGCAGTCGACGCCACAAATAACAATATAGTTCGGATCACTCCGCCTCTCTCCCAGT ATAGCAGAGCAAGATTTGGTTGCCGGGTCATTTAA
- the LOC122022622 gene encoding ornithine transcarbamylase, chloroplastic-like codes for MATTATAAAAITGSASLRSDGTALSLCSYDSSGGLPRQALDLRLHPSIWAAARLRGRISCSALSQSTVSASKSSELKSGPKDFLHISDFDKETILKIINRAAEVKAVLKSGDRSFLPFKGRTMAMIFAKPSMRTRVSFETGFFLLGGHAIYLGPDDIQMGKREETRDVARVLSRYNDILMARVFSHQDILDLAAFSSVPVINGLTDYNHPCQIMADALTIIEHIGQLEGIKVVYVGDGNNIVHSWLLLASIVPFHFVCACPKGFEPDEKTVEKAKSAGISKIEITNDPKEAVKGADVVYSDVWASMGQKEEASYRKQKFQGFQIDEALMEIAGPKAYFMHCLPAERGVEVTNGVIEAPNSIVFPQAENRMHAQNAIMLHLLGL; via the exons ATGGCGACGACAGCAACAGCAGCAGCGGCCATCACCGGCAGCGCATCTCTCAGGTCCGACGGCACCGCCCTCTCCTTGTGTTCCTATGATTCCTCCGGAGGACTTCCCAGGCAGGCGTTGGATCTTCGGCTCCATCCCTCGATCTGGGCTGCTGCCCGGCTCCGCGGCCGCATCTCATGCTCCGCGCTCTCACAATCCACCGTTTCTGCCTCCAAATCAAGCGAGC TGAAATCTGGCCCAAAGGATTTTCTCCACATCAGTGACTTTGACAAAGAAACTATCCTCAAGATCATCAATCGAGCAGCTGAGGTCAAAGCAGTGTTAAAATCAGGAGACAGATCTTTCCTCCCTTTCAAAGGAAGGACTATGGCCATGATTTTTGCCAAGCCATCCATGAGGACCCGTGTTTCATTTGAGACAGGATTCTTCTTGCTTGGCGGCCATGCCATTTACCTGGGTCCTGATGATATCCAAATGGGCAAGCGTGAGGAAACTCGAGATGTTGCTAGAGTGCTTTCACGCTACAATGACATTCTCATGGCACGTGTGTTTTCTCATCAG GATATTTTGGACCTTGCTGCATTTTCTTCTGTACCTGTTATAAATGGTCTAACCGACTACAACCATCCATGCCAAATCATGGCTGATGCACTTACAATTATAGAACACATCGGTCAATTGGAGGGAATCAAG GTTGTGTATGTGGGAGACGGGAACAATATTGTACACTCATGGCTTCTGTTGGCATCTAtagttcctttccattttgtatGTGCTTGCCCAAAAGGATTTGAACCAGACGAGAAGACCGTTGAAAAGGCTAAGAGTGCTGGAATTAGTAAGATTGAAATTACTAATGACCCAAAGGAAGCAGTCAAGGGGGCAGATGTTGTGTATTCAGATGTTTGGGCTAGCATGGGGCAAAAAGAGGAGGCTTCATATAGAAAGCAGAAGTTCCAAGGGTTTCAG ATAGATGAAGCTCTGATGGAGATTGCCGGTCCAAAAGCTTACTTCATGCATTGCTTACCCGCAGAGAGAGGCGTAGAGGTTACTAACGGTGTC